In one window of Streptomyces sp. FXJ1.172 DNA:
- a CDS encoding carboxymuconolactone decarboxylase family protein — translation MQAIAPQSGEGSQPFEMVWTSKTRRRYGMRPDGPAYRVPSTAAAEQHFTAEFPEGAVVSRLTYPDRQDFPKKLREFLDQLPQHAAFDMLSHSQATVEIFLRQGQAQFTQLALSPRDRELTILTTASATDCAYEFTQHVPISASVGVSDAVRDAIKRKDFNAPELPGDDRAIIRFVAAVIAAPTVSDEIFSAVKERLTPREILEIMQVTGFYWSFGRVCTVLDVEVEKDHGDAVIDASRRMQVPAQ, via the coding sequence ATGCAGGCAATCGCCCCGCAGTCCGGCGAGGGCAGCCAACCATTCGAAATGGTGTGGACCTCGAAGACGCGGAGACGGTATGGCATGCGGCCTGACGGCCCGGCATACCGAGTCCCATCCACTGCCGCAGCAGAGCAGCACTTCACCGCCGAATTCCCAGAAGGAGCCGTTGTGTCCCGTCTTACCTACCCCGACCGGCAGGACTTTCCCAAGAAACTGCGTGAGTTCCTCGACCAGCTGCCGCAGCACGCGGCATTCGACATGCTGTCGCACTCGCAGGCCACCGTCGAGATCTTCCTTCGGCAGGGCCAGGCGCAGTTCACCCAGCTGGCGCTTTCCCCGCGAGACCGTGAACTGACCATCCTGACCACGGCCAGCGCCACGGACTGCGCATACGAGTTCACCCAGCACGTGCCGATCTCAGCGTCTGTCGGTGTGTCGGACGCCGTACGGGACGCGATCAAGCGCAAGGACTTCAACGCCCCGGAACTCCCCGGCGACGACCGCGCAATCATCCGCTTCGTGGCCGCGGTCATAGCCGCCCCGACCGTTTCCGACGAGATCTTCTCCGCGGTGAAGGAGCGCCTCACTCCACGCGAGATCCTCGAGATCATGCAGGTGACCGGGTTCTACTGGTCCTTCGGACGGGTCTGCACCGTTCTCGATGTCGAGGTCGAGAAAGACCATGGTGATGCCGTGATCGACGCGAGCCGGCGCATGCAGGTACCGGCGCAGTGA